In one Lolium rigidum isolate FL_2022 chromosome 3, APGP_CSIRO_Lrig_0.1, whole genome shotgun sequence genomic region, the following are encoded:
- the LOC124698161 gene encoding osmotin-like protein, with amino-acid sequence MAASKALLITLVLAVLTPLAATAAQQTVTNLTLHNLCLYPVWPRITQNIGLPAIPDANDTAGRLDGGGEGLVTLAFPPGAWSGRIVARTGCIDDDDDVCDTGVAPAPTTVTQVSVHGPNGLAEYSVSLVDGFNVPVVVTPHGFEQGDQCPSLGCSVDLDVDCPSDAKAPAGGCRAQGQGQFFKQRCPDTRTTPTDVEATPQRCLQPGELKIVFCPDTSN; translated from the coding sequence ATGGCTGCATCCAAGGCACTTCTGATCACCTTGGTGCTCGCCGTGCTCACCCCTCTCGCTGCCACCGCCGCCCAGCAGACGGTGACGAACCTCACCCTCCACAACCTCTGCCTCTACCCAGTGTGGCCGCGCATCACCCAGAACATCGGCCTCCCAGCCATCCCCGACGCCAACGACACCGCCGGCCGCCTCGATGGGGGCGGCGAGGGCCTGGTCACCCTGGCGTTTCCTCCCGGCGCGTGGTCCGGCCGCATCGTAGCGCGCACCGGCtgcatcgacgacgacgacgacgtgtgCGACACCGGCGTGGCGCCGgcaccgacgacggtgacgcagGTGAGCGTGCACGGGCCCAATGGGCTGGCGGAGTACAGTGTGAGCCTGGTCGACGGGTTCAACGTGCCGGTGGTGGTGACGCCGCACGGGTTCGAGCAGGGCGATCAGTGCCCGTCCCTCGGCTGCTCCGTGGACCTTGACGTCGACTGCCCCAGCGACGCCAAGGCCCCCGCCGGCGGGTGCAGGGCCCAGGGACAGGGGCAGTTCTTCAAGCAGAGGTGCCCGGacacgaggacgacgccgacggaCGTGGAGGCCACCCCGCAGCGCTGCCTCCAGCCCGGCGAGCTCAAGATCGTGTTCTGCCCCGACACCTCCAACTAG
- the LOC124697994 gene encoding protein ALP1-like, producing MAPLRGAKRRKKAAAEKKAAMAAAAGHGAPGGDWWDGFCMRMAGTLSSVESHRFESIFKMPRKTFNYVCSLVKDDMMVRASSYTFLDGTVLSLEDRVAVALRRLNSGGSLVTVGASVGVNHSTVSLITWRFVEAVEARAGHHLRWPDSDEMAMIKSKFEKIHGLPNCCGVVDTTHIIMCLSSAEPNCKVWLDQEKNYSMVLQAVIDPDMRFTDIVTGWPGSMKEASILNSSGLFKLCEKGSRLNGSTLKLSSDESEVGEYIIGDTGYPLLPWLLTPYQENDLSDPKLEFNRRHSAARVVALKALARFKDTWKFLQGEMWRPDKHKLPRIIHVCCLLHNITVDMEEDAAMDEARISDDHDANYRQQVCLLADEKAVNVRDKLSEHLNNRSTADKIG from the exons ATGGCGCCGCTTCGCGGTGCCAAGCGCCGCAAgaaggcggcggcggagaagaaggccgcaatggcggcggcggcggggcacggCGCGCCCGGCGGCGACTGGTGGGACGGCTTCTGCATGCGGATGGCAG GAACTTTATCTTCTGTGGAGTCACACAGATTTGAGTCTATCTTCAAAATGCCAAGAAAAACCTTCAACTATGTATGCAGTCTGGTGAAAGACGATATGATGGTAAGGGCTAGCAGCTATACCTTTCTCGATGGGACGGTGCTGTCATTGGAAGATCGAGTAGCTGTTGCTCTGAGAAGGTTGAACTCTGGTGGGTCGCTGGTAACTGTAGGAGCCTCTGTCGGTGTGAACCACTCGACCGTGTCACTGATAACTTGGAGGTTTGTTGAAGCTGTGGAGGCGCGAGCAGGCCACCATTTACGCTGGCCAGACTCTGATGAGATGGCGATGATCAAATCCAAGTTCGAGAAGATCCATGGTTTGCCAAACTGCTGCGGTGTCGTAGACACAACTCACATCATAATGTGCCTGTCCTCGGCTGAACCAAACTGTAAGGTCTGGCTTGACCAAGAAAAGAATTACAGCATGGTACTGCAGGCTGTAATTGATCCAGATATGAGATTCACAGATATTGTGACGGGATGGCCAGGTAGCATGAAAGAGGCAAGCATTTTgaacagctcaggtctcttcaagcTGTGTGAGAAGGGTTCACGGTTGAATGGGAGCACTCTGAAGTTATCATCAGATGAATCAGAAGTTGGGGAATACATAATTGGTGATACAGGATACCCTTTGCTTCCCTGGCTGCTCACACCTTACCAAGAAAATGACCTCTCAGATCCCAAATTGGAGTTCAATAGGAGACACTCCGCAGCCAGAGTGGTCGCGTTGAAGGCGCTAGCAAGGTTCAAAGACACATGGAAGTTTCTGCAGGGAGAGATGTGGCGCCCTGACAAGCATAAGCTGCCTCGAATAATCCACGTGTGCTGCCTGCTGCATAACATAACGGTAGACATGGAGGAGGATGCAGCCATGGATGAGGCACGGATATCTGATGATCATGATGCGAATTACAGGCAACAGGTGTGCCTGTTAGCAGATGAGAAGGCTGTCAACGTGAGAGACAAACTATCTGAGCATTTGAACAATAGGTCAACAGCTGACAAAATAGGTTAA